From the genome of Phalacrocorax carbo chromosome 5, bPhaCar2.1, whole genome shotgun sequence:
tttcagctttAAGCAGGACACTGtctttgagggttttttctttactgttaccaagacaaaagaaaatagtgtactttgttttgtataaaaggtatgtatttctgtatgtttctgTGCATAGTTTCCACCTGCCTGTATCTACAACATTAGCACCCATTGGCTGTTGTCTTGTCAGTTGTGAGTTTTATGTCTACGTTACTCCTGTGCAGTAAGGATAGATGCATGCATGTTATGTGCCATATTATCAGACTTACAGACTACTAATATACATAATGTAGTGTTGATAGTAAATATTGCAGCTATGTTTTGGTGGAAAGTTTAAATCTGTTGGGTTAGTGATACTATGAACTAAGAGCAAAAACACTacttaaaagggaaagaagtgtGTGTGAGCCCCTCTGTCTTGTAAATGCAGTGACGACAGCCCTTTTATATTTCTCAAGTGCTTCTTACCGTTCCTATCATTTAGAGCTGTCAAGATGGAGAAAAGAGTGCTTgccaaatgcaaacaaattaaACACTGGCTGAATCAAATTTAGAAGCACATGAGGTTTTTTGGTGGAGGGAAGCATGGTGACTCATTCAGAAGTGTCACTTGACTTCTCTTAGAACTTTACTTGGGCTGTGAATTTTCTTCACTTCCTTCCCACCTCACTTGGTGTTCTAGGTTGAAATAAACTACTGATGTGTTCTTACATGCTTATACCTCTTCTAAAGTAAACAACTTGCTCCCGAACTTTTCATAATTGTGATTTGTAGTTTGCAGTTGTGTTGAATTTTGAGTGGTCCTTCATTGTCAACATATTCTTCTTTCATACATAGTTGAAATAATGACGTACGTGTCATGGAAGCTGAGTGCATTTCCCAAAAGCCGAGTTATTGGAGTAGGTGCCAACCTAGATACTGAGAGGTTTCAGTATATACTGACAAACCTTTTGAAAGCCCAGGTGATGGCAAGAGGTGCTTGGATTATTGGTGAACAAGGAGAAGACAAAGGTAAAATGATACTTGATTATGACTATGAGCATATAATGTCCTGGCAGTGCTTAAGTAATTGAGTAACGAAAGAATAATTAGGAAAAGTAATGAAGGTAGTCATGAGCAGGGTGGTAGATTTTCATAATAATGGTTCTAAATAACACAATTTTGGTGTGTACCCAAGACTGTAGACGTGGAGTGGTAGCAAAAGTATTTGACATTTgtcacagcaaaagaaaatatatatattactgCTAATGTAAGAATTATTACatattactttgtttttaagcaaGTGTCTCTGGCAAGGTGCTACTGTAGAGTTTATTTCAGCAGTCCAGGGACCCTTAGAAGGTCATCAACTACATTTGGGTTGTTGTGGGGGAAGGAAAGTTTGGAAagcttgaaatttttttttcttctctccaccTTATCTGGTACCTATTTTAGTCACTGTTTAGATGTGCATTTAAATGTTGGTTGTTTCTGTTTAGTACCATCATGGACCAGTTGTAATTTAGTTGCAAATCAGATGGAAGCAATGGCTGCTTGTAACTCAAGGGAAAAGGTGGCTAACAGGTAATACCATTATAATCTTAAATTTCTTCAGATTCAGGCACTTGATGTTTGCAGAGTTTTTCCTTCAGCTCTTtatgaagaggaagaagtttGCTCTAAAATGTTCACACGTTGAGTTTATAGGAAATTGTAGGTCTTGAGTATCATTCACTTtcatgtatgtgtatatgcccactgttttttctgaagttctcGGTAATGTGCCTGCAATGATCTAAGGACAAGACAAGCTTTGTAGAACATACACGAGATTATTAGAGCTGCCAGTTCaattgtgttttgattttttaaaacaaaatagtaGACAAGCCTTCTGGCACACTTTTCTCAGAGCTTGTGTGGAAGCAGTTTACTTCCAAGTACACATTTGGATCAATTTGCCTGATTTAATTAGCCACATATCAGTTACACCTCTTGACAGAAGAGAGAATTGTTACTAGTGTGGGTAGAATATacataaagaaattatttaaagcaaTTCTTAATTCCCTTCTGTCATcttccaaaacagaaatcatGTTTTTATAGTACATTTTACCTGATATGGTACACTTAACCTGTTCTTTGAGTTTtacatataaaacaaaacaggaagaattaaaatctaaacatcatggtttttttccttttcctggttTATACAGAGCTATGGAAGTTCTAAAGGGAAAAGGTCAGAGATCTTGGTCTGTTGGGCTCTCAGTTGCTGATTTGACTGACAGTATACTGAAAGATAAAAGAAAGGTTCATTCTGTATCCACCCTGGCAAAGGTAAATGTGTTATTAATATCATTTGGCACTGTAATTACATTATACTGGATATGACTTAATTTAAGCAGTGCAGACATCTCACTTAAAGTAACTGTTCTGAAGTAGCACTACTTCTGTTACTTTCTTCCACCAACAGCTTTCAATTCTAGTacaaaaatgagcaaaaatCAATTGTTGTGTTAATCTGAAACCAGTATTAAAAGTGAATTGTTATCCCCAAAATACAAGAGTCCAGAGGAAAATACGTTCAAGGTTGCTGACCAGCTCCCCTGGAATGGCTGGATTTGGCAAATGGAGAGATGTGTGTGTCACAGTTTCCAAGTGCTCAGTATTGAATGTAGATTTTTCCAGGGGCCAAAGAGAGTTCTGTATCTTTTATGTAagtataaaatgcattttctgccaGTATTTTATTTGACCAGCTTtgaaacagctgcttttttacTCCTTGATACTTTACGTTGAGAAGAAGATTATGAAGCTATATTTAACTTAAAATTGTAGACCAAACCTTGGTAAGAGTTTAGCCTAAGAGGCTTCATTAAAGCATTAAGTCATTTCAcgtgagaaaaaaaacccatgtagAAACATTTAGTGGTTGCTTGTATTTACAGGCTTGAGAAGGGTCGTTTGCATGTCCCAGTGTGGGAAAGTTGGGCTTATCGTATCAAGTACAGACATATACCTTGCTTCATCATTACATTTTCAGTGAAGTTTTTAATTGTTTATGAACTAAATGCAGATATAGAGGAGTGTCAAGTCTCTTTAACTGCAGAGTAACTGCAGAGTGTAAATTTGCCCATACAGatcctaaaaataaacaaaatctaCAGTGTAAACTTGAATTATAGGGATATAAGTTTAATGAAGTCTCTCACAGAGGGATcaatacttgaaaaatattcCCTGGGTAGCTCTCTTTTGTTTAGTCCTAAAAGAACTACTGACACTGTACTATTGCATGTCCCTGGTTGTTCTACCTAAGAAACTGGTTAAACAGTGTTTTGCCGTATAAGCTCTGCCTGCATTATAGATGTCTGATACATTGGCATGGGGAAACTGCTCCAAGTATGGCAGTTTTTTTTATCTGTACagtaatattttacagtttctaTGCAGTAACCCATTGCATACAAAACATGCCGTATGACAGAATGCCCTTGCATAATAAAGCAATCAAGTTATTTTGTGTAGTTCCATGCTCCAGACAGAGCAGAAATGAATAACTATGTGACAGTTGACTTTGTGTGTTGTTTCAGGGATGTTGCAATATAAACAGTGAAGTATTCTTAAGTCTACCTTGTGTTCTTGGAATCAATGGAGTGATTGAAATGGTCAAACTAGAAGATGATCAACTAGTGCAAGAGAAACTGCGAAGCAGTGCAGGATCAATTCATGACCTTCAGCAGCAACTGAAACTGTAAGCAAGCACAAGGGAAGCCACAGTGTCTGCTCACAGAGGTCGGAGACTTGCTAGGCAGAAAGGGTTGCTTAGTACATACGGATTTCCATATAAAACAAGAcacatttttttactttcaaaagTGCTTCCTCCATTttggtttaaattatttaatactGCACTGCATATAACTTTGTATTTGAAAAGTGCACTTTTGATAGTCAAAATGAGAAGGGGTAATGTGCAAGAATGTTTTACCTAAGTTGAGGTGActtttgcctgtgttttttttgttgttaattatAGCCTGATTCTTGAGTTATTCTTAGCTCTTTGCACCTCATGAGGACACAGTCTAGGAGAGCAGCTTACCCAGCTCTGTGGAAACTCCAGTGCATAAAGCCAACTAGAACTCTTCCTCCTGGTTTTTGCATGTTGCATCAGGGACTTGTCTAGAACATGGTCACACTCCAGCTCTTCAGGACACTGGGGGATGCGGTTCAATAGCTCCATCTTTTATGCCTGTCACAGATGCTCTTATGCTAATGGACTCCTGATTAGTGAAGTGGGAAAAAGCTAAAAGCATGATGTTAGCAGCATCCTTAAAGCCTGAAGTATTGCATAtgaatttctgttttatgtTTACTGATATTTCAGGCTTTCTGGTCATGACTTGTTTGCTCTTATTTTGTGAGGATGTTCAGAGCACTAAAGCATCTGTACTTCTCAGTACATGCAAGACACTTACCCTGTGCAGCAGGAACAGgtgcttttctgaaagagagGATCAGGGGGTGGGCTTCAAGTAAAGAATAACATCTGACAGTTGAGTAATGTAGAAGTATCTGCAAGTTCAGGCCTTGATCCAAAGCCAGCTGATGTCAGTAAGCTTTATATCAGCCTGAGGAGAATACAGCTACCTGAGAAGGCAACAGAACCTGTAACCCTCCTCGGGACAGGCCAAGCATGTGGTGAAAAAGCAGGATGTGGATTTttagataaataaaaaagcagataGGTTTACGGTAAAGGTTTTTTGGGGTTGTGAACTTGATTTGCTGCACTGGTGAAAGACTCTATTCATCCTGATTATACCTCGGCATCACAATGCTGGCAGAGGAGATGTGGGTTCTGCTCCTGCTGTGTGCAGCGGAAGAATGTCATCCCATGTCTACATTTTGAGGCATGACTAGTTAAATATTGACTAAGCTTTCTAAGCAGAAGTAGGATGTGTGTCAGAGCAAAAGATCTATTCCTTTGTGCCTTCTGATTGTATCTCACAAAGAGCCAGGCTTACCAGGAATTCTGAGTTTATATTAATCTCAGAATtgagataaaaatggaaaggaaaaaaacctgcagtgattcatttttttaatggaaaatccaattttccttctttgatgTCGTCAGTGACAGACCAAAATTAGCAATGGCTGCGGGTGACTACCTTTTGctgctatatttaaaaaaaaagcacccaaCACTGTGGCTGGACTTTGGGGCTAGACTTTTtccctctggaaaaaaacagaataaaattatgGTTTACATTGTTCTTCAAGGTGTTGCATTCAATCTGTTGAGCATTTATTCTGGTGTGAATGGTCTaggtgttttgtttatttaggGGTTTTAGTAAGAAAAAGCTGCAAACTTCTCCAGGGGTGTGTTTAAGACAGATGCTTATGTTATAAAATAACTAATCTTCGCTATTTAGAAGAAATGTCACTCTTATGTTTGCATTGTATTCCTTGAAAAATAACCTAAAGACTGCACCTTGGTCGGCGTGGCGGGAAATGGCACTTTACCTTCTCACAGGAAATTAATTCCCAAAAATACTTGTTAACAATAAACTGCACTACAAAGCAACGTTAGACATTTTGTGAAGTATTTTCGGAACACGATGTACTGCTGCAGCGTGCCCTCTCGGGGGGCTGTCCCCCGGCAGCGTGGGGCGCGGCTCCAGCCGCTGTCGGCGGAGCTGCCGGCGGGGAGCCCTGCCCAGGGGacaccccgccccccacccctcccgggAGCACCCCGCACCGCGGCACCGGGCTCCGCCACTCGGCACGGGAAGTGGTGTCACGGCCGGGCGGAAGCGGGTGCTGTCGCTGCCGGAAGCGGCCACGCGCCCGCTTCCTGTTTTTATGTAGGGCCGGGCCAGGCCGGGCCGGTgtgtggcggcggcggcggcggcgggagggcggagGAGGGGCCGGCCGCCATGGCGGTCTCCGAGAGCCAGCTCAAGAAAATGCTCGCCAAGGTAACGGCGCGGCTGGGGGCGCCGAGAGCCCCTTCCCTTCCCGGCTGGGCGCTGCGGGCCGCCCCTGTCCTCCGCTCGCCCTCCTCCCGTCCTTCCGTGCCTCtgcggcggcagccccggccccagcgaggggccgggcgggggagcgGGGTCCTGCCCGCGGCTTGCCGCGGCGCCCGCCGAGGCGGAGCGGGGCCCGCGGCTCCGCCGGCCCCCCgctcccgcctccccccgcAGGGCGGTCGGGTACAGGCCTCAGGCGGCGGCTTTGCCCGGGGCCGGCTGTCTACGGGGAGCGCCGGGGCGGCCGTGCAAGGGTTGCGTCCGGCCGCCCGGAGACTGCAGATTGAGTTGGTTTGCAAAGGGAGAGCGTGGTGCACCAAAGCCTTTGAAGTATTTCCTTATTTGTAGCCTTACGAAACTTTACTTCTGGGTTACGGTATTGCCAGCAAAAGCTGAATAGAAACCACCTGCCGAACTGCGGCTGCCCTGCCGTCGATCAGAGCTGCGGTGTGAGTTGTTGGGTCGTGTAGCAAGAGTCACATTCACGGCTTAAATTGTGGTGGAAGGCAAATTCAACTTCATTGACTAGGGTACGGGTGGGTTTTTTATCACCCCTGtttaaggaaacaagaaaacctCTTTCGACTTAAATCATTAATCACTAAATCCTACAGAGCCACATGTAGTAGTGCCGCTCTTCAGGTGAAAATGTGGCTTTGTCCAGCTGCTTGAAATGAAAACCCATAAGGCTGAACATGTATGGGGAACGatggttttgtttggtgggATATTTTAAACTACATTTGATCATGATATTTGCAAAATTTTAGAACGAAGTATGACAGGTGAGGATCTGATCAAAATTGAAGAAACCTTATTAAAGGATCTTTCACCTGCCTGGAATCACAAGTGAATTAATCAGCTTGAAAATGAGTGCTGAATACCAACTTGGTGTCAGCAAATGAGATCATGTGTGTATTTGTATACACCTGTCTTCCTTAAATTATTACCATGCCATAGAAGAACCAGAATTTAAGGTAGTCCCATGTCCTCTTTTCCCTGCACTCGCCCATCTTATACCCCTAGTGCCATCTGACTTTCTGTAGCTAAGTTCAAAGCTCAGTGTACTTAATAGCtgatgaaaaatgaagttaCTGTTTCACTGTTtcatattacttttaaaaaatagttacattttctgttttatagagGGAAGCTTAGTGATATTTCCCATGTTGAATAGTTCAGTGTGTGAGATAATAAAAGACTTAAGCCTCAGTTGGTGAACATAAGCAGTTAATTCAACTTCAGATATTTACCTGCTGTCTGATCTTGAAAACGTTCATCTCTCTGTGATCTGCTTTGTGATATGTACAAATGAGGAGGATGCATTTGCCATCTGAGAATgtaggaggagaaaaaagtttaGAAATTAAGAATTCAAATTAAGCAGTTTTAGTTATCTTTGTAGAAATCACTAGGATCTTATGTTTTCCAAAGAGATTTTGATATTTCTTGGAAATGCTCAGCTACTTACTATATTaacacaggaaaatattgtCTTCTAATATTCTAGTACTCCTTAGAATGGAAAAGAGAAGTAAGCACAGAAGAGTACACTTTgtgatttaaataataaaaaattttagaaTGGCCATCCTCATTAGGAAAAGCTGCTTCATATGTCATTTTAATATACAGAACTTCTGTCTTCTGTAGTTATCTGGATCTAAGTACTGAAATTAATAGGTGATGTAGGACTTAATTTTGCTTGTGGCAGTAGCTGGAATCCTACAAGCTTATCTCTACTAAGTAAGTAGAGGTAAAGGACTGCATCCTTTGGGAGGTAGTCCTGAAGGGAAAAGGGGTctaggaaggctggacattcttctcaatggaaattttaaagttgcaggagcaggccatccccatg
Proteins encoded in this window:
- the UEVLD gene encoding ubiquitin-conjugating enzyme E2 variant 3 isoform X4 translates to MIAKFEEELPLYSLSSSDAARQSELLSYIAKITEGETDMKLKSKIGGGKTEGCFNKITVVGAGDLGIACVLAVAAKGAADKVVLLDLSESAAKGGTMDLEIFALPNVEISKDFSASVDSKVVVLTVNSLGNAQTYLDVIQSNVDLFRGIIPAISHYSQNTVLLVASHPVEIMTYVSWKLSAFPKSRVIGVGANLDTERFQYILTNLLKAQVMARGAWIIGEQGEDKVPSWTSCNLVANQMEAMAACNSREKVANRAMEVLKGKGQRSWSVGLSVADLTDSILKDKRKVHSVSTLAKGCCNINSEVFLSLPCVLGINGVIEMVKLEDDQLVQEKLRSSAGSIHDLQQQLKL